The genomic segment cccctccctgtcccctcgctgtcccctcactgtccgctctctgtcccctcactgtcccctcgctgtcccctcactgtccctcactgtcccctcattGTCCGctctctgtcccctcactgtcccctcactgtcccctcattGTCCGctctctgtcccctcactgtcccctcactgtcccctcactgtccctcactgtcccctcattGTCCGctctctgtcccctcactgtcccctcactgtcccctcgctgtcccctcgctgtcccctcgctgtcccctcactgtcccctcgctgtcccctcactgtccccctGTCCCGGTCCCTCCGCAGCGCTGCCGGCCCCGGGGGGGTCCCTGGCGGCGGGGGAAGGCCGCGGGGGCGCCGAGGCGGCCGCGGCCGCTTTGGCCGACGCCGACGCCGACCTGGAGGAGCGGCTGAAGAACCTGCGGCGGGACTGAGCCTTCGGCGCTGCTCGGAACTGCTCGGGGCTTCTTCGGGACCGCTCGGGGCTGCTCGGGTCTTCTTCGGAGCTGCTCGGAGCTACTCGGGGCGGCTCGGAGCTGCTCGGGGCGGCTCGGGGCGTCTTCGGGGCATCTTCGGGGCTGCTCGGGGCTGCTCGGAGCTGCTCGGAGCAGCTCGGGGCTTCTTCGGGGAGGCTCGGGACTGCTCGGGGCTTCTTCGGAGCGGCTCGGGGAGGCTCGGGACTGCTCGGGGCTTCTTCGGAGCGGCTCGGGGATGCTCGGGACTGCTCGGAGCCGCTCGTGGCCGCTCGGGGCCGCTCGGGACTGCTCGGGGCCGCTCGGAGCCGCTCGGGGCTTCTTTGGGATTTCTTTGgggtttctttggggttttcggattttttgggattttttttggggatttttcgCCGTCCCAGAGGGGGGATTTTGCCCCTTTATTCCGATTTTCGGGGGGATTTTCTGGTCCTTGCCCCACTCCTTAAACCCTCCATAGTCTGAGCCCCTTTATTTAGGATTTCCCCCAATTTTGGgatgattttggggttttttttttctgatttttgggggattttttgggatttttcaccATCCCTGAGGGGGATTTTCCCCCTTTAATCCCATTTTTTGGAGTGGTTTTGGGATTCTGACCCCCCCAAGTGggatttccccctttttttttggggattttctctctttatttagGATTTCCCCCCCTTTATTTAggatttcccccttttttagGGGggatttcccctctttttttttttgggatttccccccttttttgggattttcactctttttttttgggattttctctctttatttaggatttccccccctttttttgggatttccccccctttttttgggattttccctcattttttttgggatttccccccCTTTATTTAGGATTTCCCCCCTTTTTAGGGGggatttcccctcttttttttttgggatttccccccttttatttgggatttccccCCTTTTATTTGGGATTCCCCCCTTTTATTTGGGATTCcccattttttgggattttcactcttttttttgggattttctctctttatttaggatttccccctttttttttggatttccccttttttgggatttccccttttatttgggattttcccccttttttgggattttcactcttttttttgggatttccccccTTTATTTAGGATCCCCCTTTATTTAGGATCCCCCTTTTTTAGGATCCCCCTTTATTTAGGATTTCCCTTTATTTAGGATTTCCCTTTATTTAGGATCCCCCTTTATTTAGGATCCCCCTTTATTTAGGATCCCCTTTATTTAGGATCCCCCTTTATTTAGGATTCCCCTTTATTTAGGATCCCCCTTTATTTAGGATTCCCCTTTATTTAGGATTTCCCTTTATTTAGGATTTCCCTTTATTTAGGATTTCCCTTTCTgggctctttcccctttctGGGACGCCGTCACTGCTTTGGGGTAAATTCccctttttggggtttttcccctttttggggttttccccatTTCTGGCTCTTccctttttggggtttttcccctttttggggtttttcccctttttgggGTCCCCCAATAAAGTTCCCTTGGAGCTGCGGCGCCTCCGGTTCCTTCCCAGTTcgggactgggagcactggggggggaggggctttggggtttttgggattttgggattttggggtttttggggtcaaTTTTGGGGTCTGGATTGGCGGAGGGGGGAAACCCCAAAATCGGAATTTTTAAgtgggaaaaccccaaaatttgggattttctgaATTTCCTGGGCGGAGTTTTGGGGTCTCTGGCGCcgttttggggtcattttgtggggttttggggttttttgtgtggttttggggtcattttgtgggttttgggttcaatttatggggttttgggttttctgtgggattttgggttcattttatggggttttggggtttttgtgggattttgggttcattttgtggggttttgggtttttttgtggagtTTGGATTCAATTTATGGGGTTTTAGTTCATTTTATGGGGTTTTGGTTCCTTttatgggattttgggtttttttttgtggggtttggattaatttatggggttttggtttttttggtggggttttggttcattttgtgggatttatgggttttttttgtggggtttgggttcatttcttggggttttggggtttttgtgatatttggggtcattttgtggggtttggggttccTTTTGTGGGCTTTGGGTTCAATTTGTGGGCTTTGGGTTCATTTtatggggttttggtttttttttggtggggtttggaTCAATTTATGGGGTTTTAGTTCATTTTATGGggtttgggttcattttgtggggtttgggtttttttgtgggattttggggacattttgtggggttttggttcattttgaaaaattttgggttcattttgtgggatttgggttcattttgtggGATTTAGGGTtcattttgtggggttttgggttttttttggtgggaattGGGGTcattttctgggatttgggtAATTTTATggggtttagggtttttttgtgggatttggggttccttttgtggggtttttggttcattttgtggggtttggggttttttttttgtggggtctGGGTtcattttgtggggttttgggttttttttgtgggttttttttatgggttttggggtcattttATGGGATTTTGGTTCATTTTGTGTGATTTGGGTCATTTTATggggtttagggttttttttttgtgggattttgggtttttttggtgggatttcagttcattttgtggggttttcgttccttttgtggggtttgggttcattttgtggggtttggggttttttgtgggattttggggacattttgtggggttttggttcattttgaaggatttgggttcattttgtggGATTTCGGTtcattttgtgggatttttgttcattttgtgggattttggttcattttatgggattttggttcattttatgggattttggttcattttgtgggatttttgtcCATTTTGGGCGATATTTTGGGCTCTCCCAGTGATTTTTGGGTGTCCTGGCTCATTTTTGGACGTCAccccttaaaaaacaaaaagaatttttcaaACCTCGCCCTGGGAAAAGCCGAAATTCCTCAATTCCCCCAAAAATCGCTGATTTCTTGGGCccgttttgggttttttttgaccTTTTCGAGcctcaaatttaaaaaaaaaaacccaaaaagcgaagtgaaaaatccccaaaaagcGGAAAAATCCCCCCAGAAAATCCCACTtctgctttttggggttttttttttgcatttttgacGTTTTTCCTGGGAGGTTTTTGGGGCTCGAATCACTCGAAAAACACCAAAATCGGCCGAGGAACCCCCAAAAAATTCGGATTTTCCTGGGAACGGGAGCGCAGGTgaggggggaccccaaaaatcgGATTTGGGGAGCCccaaaatggggatttgggaaggaaaacccaaaaaatttggagttttgggtttggggaaccccaaaatttgGAGCCAGGGAGCCCCAAAAATGtgattttggggaggggaaccccaaaattggaagggagggaggcaaaaaaattgggaattttgggtaaaagggaccccaaatttgggattttgggtaggaaaaccccaaaattggAAGGAGGAGACccaaaaatgtgaatttggagatggggaaccccaaaatttgGATTTGGAAATGCcccaaaattcagatttttggggtgaaatcccCAGAATTGGAGCTGGGAATTGGGGGGAGCCCCAAAATTTggagttttgggtttggggaaccccaaaatttgGAGCCGGGGAGCCccaaaaatgtgaatttggggaggggaaaaccccaaaattcggatttggggaggggaaaTCCCGAAATTtgaagggagggaggaacaaaaaatgtgaattttgggaaaaagggaccccaaaaatgtgaattttgggtaggaaaaccccaaaattggAAGGAGGGGAgcaaaaaaagtgaatttggggatggggaaccccaaaatttgaagggagggaggaacaaaaaattgggattttggggaaaagggaccccaaaaatgtgaattttgggaaaaagggACCCCAAATGTGGAGGTTGGGGATCCCAAAATGTGAATTTGGAGAGGGGAAAACCCCCAATTTGGATCTGGGAATGCcccaaaattcagatttttggggtgaaatcccCAGACTTGGAGCTGGGAATTGGGGGAGCCCCAAAATTTGAAGGGAGGGAGGCAcaaaaatggggattttgggaaaaaaaggaccccaaatttgggattttggggggggtgaaaaccccaaaatttggaTTTGGGAGGGGAAATCCCGAAATTtgaagggaggggggaagaaaaaaatgggattttggggaaaaaagaccccaaaaatgtgaattttggaAAAAGGGACCCCAAATTTGGAGGTTGGGGATCCCAAAATGAATTTGGGaaggggaaaaccccaaaatttgaaGGGAGGGAGGcaaaaaaattgggaattttgggtaAAAGGGACTccaaaaattgggattttgggtaggaaaaccccaaaatttgaagggagggaggcacaaaaaaaatgggattttggggaaaagggaccccaaaaatgtgaattttgggAGAAGGGAGCCCAAATGTGGAGGTTGGGAATCCCAAAATGAATTTGGGGcggggaaaaccccaaaatttgaagggaggggggaacaaaaaaattgggattttgggcaaaaagagaccccaaaaaagggaattttgagCAAAAGGGCCCCcaaaaattgggatttgggagggggaaccccaaaatttgAAAGTAGGGAGGCACAAAAAAAAGGgatcttggggaaaaaagaccccaaaaatgtgaattttgggcaaaagtgaccccaaatgtgGAGCTTGGGGATCCCAAAAtgaatttggggaggggaaaaccccaaaatttgaaGGGAAGGacaaaaaatggggattttgggcaaaagggaccccaaaaatgtgaattttgggtaggaaaaccccaaaattggAAGGAGGGGagcaaaaaatgtgaatttggggatggggaaccccaaaatttggatctgggaaaaccccaaaattcagatttttggggtgaaatcccCAAAATTGGAGCTGGGAATTGGGGGAGCCCCAAAATTTGAAGGGAGGGAGGCacaaaaaaatgggattttgggcaaaaagagaccccaaaaatgtgaattttgggCAAAAGGGACCctaaaatggggatttttgggaaaaagggACCCCAAATTTGGAGGTTGGGAATCCCAAAAtgaatttggggaggggaaaccccaaaatttgAAGGGATgggggaacaaaaaaaagggattttggggaaaagaaaccccaaatttgggattttgggtaggaaaaccccaaaattggAAGGAGGAGACccaaaaatgtgaatttgggGATGGGGAACTCCAAAATTTGAAGGGAGGGGGCCacaaaaaattgggattttgggaaaaaagggaccccaaaaatgtgAATTCTGGGCAAAAGGGACCctaaaatggggatttgggaggggGAGCCCCAAAATTTGAAAGGAGGGAGGcacaaaaaaaatgggattttgggcaaAAAGGACCCCAAAAATGTGAgtttggggaggggaaaaccccaaaattggaagggagggaggcacaaaaaaaaaggattttgggaaaaaaagaccccaaaaaagtgaattttgggcaaaagggaccccaaaattgggatttgggagggggaaccccaaaatttgaagggagggaggcacaaaaaaaatgggattttgggcaaAAAGGACcccaaaaatgtgaattttgggcaaaagggaccccaaaatgaggatttttgggAAGGGGAGCCCCAAAATTGAAGGAGGGGAGCcccaaaaatgtgaattttgggAGAAGGGACCCCAAATTTGGAGGTTGGGAATCCCAAAAttaatttggggagggggaaaccccaaaatttgAAGGGAtgggggaacaaaaaaaaagggattttggggaaaagaaaccccaaaattgggatttgggtaggaaaaccccaaaatttgaagggagggaggcacaaaaaattgggaattttgggaaaaagggaccccaaaaatgtgaattttgggCAAAAGGGACCCTAAAATGCGGATTTGGGAggggaaatcccaaaatctgaagggagggaggcacaaaaaaaatgggattttggtaAAAATGGAcccaaaaatgtgaattttgggAGAAGGGCCCcgaatttgggattttggaggaGAATTCCGGGATTTGAGGCGATGGCGCCGCTCCAGGTACGGTCGCAGCCCCGGGGAGGCTTTGGGGGATTTTCggtcgggttttttttttttatttggggtggggaaaaatccaaaataaaaatcaaaacgGGGATGTTGTAATGGATTGTGGAATGATTTAATCCCGGGTTGGGCTTGGAGGGTtggaaattttttatttttggaatttttgaatttaaaaagttgtcgaatttctcatttttaaatttttaattctttacatttttacattccagcgttttattttgaaaattttaaatttgtcgtttttaaatttgttaatgatttcattttaattctttagatttttttcatgttttaatgtttaatgttttatttttaataaattcatgttatattttaaagtgtttaatttttaatattttcatattttgatttctaattttttattttaaatgtcctaattttaaaaggtttgaTCGATTAAGTTTTCAATTTTAAGGTTTAATTTTTAACGTTCAAAttgttaattatttaattatgaattattattaaaaattaaaatttttaacttctactttttaatgttttgatttttgatttttgattatttaatcttttcattttaatttattttaatttttaattttatgtttaatttttaatgttttttttaattttaatttttttttattttaaattttttaatttttactttttaaaaattttaacttttttaatttaaaatttttaattttaaaatttttattttattttactttattttatttcattaatttttaacaaaaatgccCTGAACTCAGGGAACTTCGGGGTCGGGTTTGGGGTCGGATTTggggtcaggatttggggtcaggTTTGGGGTCAGGTTTGGGGTCGGGTTTGGGGTCgggtttggggtcaggatttggggtcGGGTTTGGGGTCAGGTTTGGGGTCGGGTTTGGGGtcgggtttggggtcagggtttggggtcagggtttggggtcaggatttggggtcaggatttggggtcGGGTTTGGGGTCAGGTTTGGGGTCgggtttggggtcaggatttggggtcGGATTTGGGGTCAGGATTTCGGGTCTGGTTTTggggtcaggatttggggtcGGATTTGTGGTCGGATTTGGGGTCTGGTTTTggggtcaggatttggggtcaggTTTGGGGTCAGGTTTGGGGTCGGGTTTGGGGTCaggtttggggtggatttgAGGTCgggtttggggtggatttggggtcgGTTTTGGTGACaggtttggggttgggtttggggttgtgtTTTTGGGGTCGGGTTTGGGGTCGCGTTTGGGGTCGGATTTGGGGTCAGGTTTGGGGTcggatttggggtggatttggcGTCAGGATTTGGGGTCGGGTTTGGGGTCGGATTTGGGGTCAGGTTTGGGGTCGGGTTTGGGGTCAGGTTTGGGGTCAGATTTGGGGTCGGATTTGGGGTCGGGTTTGGGGTCgggtttggggctgggtttggggtcgGGTTTGGGGTCGGATTTGGGGTCGGATTTGGGGTCGGATTTGGGGTCAGGTTTGGGCGGGGGGCGGTGACGGCCCCGGCtcccccaggtgctgctgctgctgctgctcggcgcgggggtcccgggggtcccgggggtcccgggggtttCGGGAATTCCGGGAACTTCCGGAATTCCGGCGGTGCCGGCCCCGGGAAGGAACCACGAGGAGCTCCCCGGTGAGTCCCGGCCTGGAGCCCATCCCAGTATGGCCCAGTATGGCCCAGTATGGACCAGTCCTttccagtccatcccagttcatgccagtccctcccaatcccatcccaatcccatcccaatcccatcccagtcccatcccaatcccatcccagtccatcccagtcccatcccagtcttccccagtccctcccagtccatcccagcccctcccagtccatcccagtccatcccaatcctgtcccagttcctcccagtccatcccaatcctgtcccagtccctcccagtccatcccagtccatcccaatCCTGTCCCAGTCTCCCCCaatccctcccagtccatcccaatTCTTCCCAATCCCCTctcagtccatcccagtccctcccaatcccatcccaatcctgtcccagtccatcccagtccatcccaatCCTGTCCCAgttccatcccagtccatcccagtccatcccaatCCTGTCCCAATcctgtcccagtccatcccagtttctcccagtccatcccagtccatcccaatcctgtcccagtccctcccagtcctgtcccagtccctcccagtccatcccagtccatcccagtccatcccaatCCTGTCCCAGTCTCCCCCaatccctcccagtccatcccaatTCTTCCCAATCCCCTctcagtccatcccagtccctcccaatcccatcccaatcctgtcccagtccatcccagtccatcccaatCCTGTCCCAgttccatcccagtccatcccagtccatcccaatCCTGTCCCAgttccatcccagtccatcccagtccatcccaatCCTGTCCCAATcctgtcccagtccatcccagtttctcccagtccatcccagtccatcccaatcctgtcccagtccatcccaatCCTGTCCCAGTCCACCCCAGTCCATCCCAATcctgtcccagtccatcccagtccatcccagtccctcccagtccaccCCAGTCCATCCCACTCCATTCCAGCTCCCTCCCGGCCCCTTCCCCGCCGCCGTCGCTCCGCGGCCGCCGCGTCCTGGCTGCGCTGGGCGCCGTTCCGCGGCCGCATCCCGGCCGACGCCGTGTCCAGCCGCAGCGGCCGCTCGGGCCGCCTGGAGTTCGTCTGCTCCACGGCCGCCCGCGGCTGCAACCTGGGCGCCTTCGACCCCGCGCGCGGCGCCTTCTGCTCCTTCGCGTGGGCCGAGCGGGAGCTGCGCAGCGCCgacttccagctgctgctcaacCCCGGCGGCTTCGAGGCGCTCGACTGGGTGGACGCGTCCTTCGGCAGCGCCCCCGAGGGCGCCGTGGAGGGATGTCCCCTCGGCGACCTCTTCGTGGGCCGCAGCCCGGACGGGCTGGGCAAGGCGTCCAGGGAGCAGGAGGCGCTCTTCGTGGCCGTGGACGGCGAGGAGGTTTGGTACAAGTGGTACCAGGTGCTGGTGGTGCGCCAGGGCGCCGCCGGCGTCGCCATCGCCGACGTGTCCTACAACGGCAGCGCGGCGCTGGAGAGCGCCCAGGACGCGGAGCTGGCCGAGGTGCTGGCGAGGAACGACGGCTGCGAGGCGGCCGAGAGATCCGTCACCTTGGAGGAGGCCACCGAGGTGGAGCACGGCTGGAGCGCCGAGCTGCCGGCGCTGGCGGCCGCCCGCGGCGTGCTCCGGGCGGCCCCGCTGCTCCCGGCCGAGCGGGGCGGGTGGCGCCGGGGCAATGTCACCGCCGTGCCGTGGGCGGGCGGCGCCAGCGTCGCCGAGTTCGCGTGGCGGAGCCACGAGGTGCGGCGGGAGATCCCGGCGCGCTCCGAGTGCTCCGTGGTTCTCCGCGGGCTCCGCCGGGAGATCCGCGTCCCCTTCTCGGCCCGGCTGACCAGGGAGTTCCGCTCCGGCCCCCCGCACCGCGCGGTCATCGCCGGCTGGGCGCGGAGCCGCGCGGTCACCGACGTCCGCGCCGGCCTCGAGCGCTGCCGCCCGCTCGCCGAGCTCCCGCCGTGCCCCAGCTGAGGACGAATCCCTGGAATTCCGCGTTTCCTCcccaccaccaaaacaaaaaaaaaccccgaaatCCGTGGGAACGCTGGGCCGCGGCGCGGCTCTTCCGTGCTTTCGGCTTTTGCGGCATAAACTTCACCCCGGAACGCGGGGAAATGGCGTTGTGCGGGaaagtttccttttttctccccgAAAATCCAACACCTCCACCAGGGAACTCAGGAAAACCCtcgggatttggggattttttatctGAAACCCAAGAAAAcccttgggattttgggatttttttctctgaaacccAAGAAAAcccttgggattttgggatttttttctctgaaacccAAGAAAAACCTTTGAGTTTTGgggactttttttcctgaaacacaggaaaactctcaggatttggggattttttttttctctgaaacccAGGAAAACCTTTGGGTTTAGGGGATTTTTTAGTGAAACCCAAGAAAACCTTTTGAGTTccgggattttttttctgaaacccAGGAAAACCCtttgggttttgggattttttttctgaaacccAGGAAAACCTTTGAGTTTTCGTTGGTTTTTTAtggattttctccttttatggattttctccttttattttatttctccttttattatatcagatttttttctctgaaacccAAGAAAACCCTTGggattttggtgggtttttttctgaaacccAGGAAAAcccttgggattttgggatttttttctctgaaacccAAGAAAAACCTTTGAGTTTTGgggactttttttcctgaaacacaggaaaactctcaggatttggggattttttagtGAAACCCAGGAAAACCTTTGGGTTTAGGGGATTTTTTAGTGAAACCCAGGAAAACCTTTTGAGTTccgggattttttttctgaaacacaggaaaaccctttgggttttgggattttttctctGAAACCCAGGAAAACCTTTGAGTTTTCGTTGgtttttaatggattttctccttttattttggcttttctcctgtgtttttggtttttctcccttatttttggtttttctccttctattttgttttttctcctgtatttttggtttttctccttttattttggtttttctcctgtattttttgtttttctcccttatttttggtttttctccttctattttggtttttctcctgtatttttggttttttctcccGTATTTTTGGTTCTTCTCCCTGATTTCTGGTTCTCTTGGCAGAACCTCCATCCCTGTCCGAATGCAGGGAAAGGTGGCATTTCCCATCCGAATTTCCCATCTTCTGccaaaaaaagggattttggaagcgaaggaaaaatggggaaaaaagccaaaaaaaaaaaaaggaatgcaaaGGGATCTTGGggtggggtgtccctggggaacTCGGGAGGGGAAGAAATCccaaaattcaaggaaaaactCCAATTCCAAGGCCGGGGGGTCTGGGATTGGGGAGATCTTTGGGACAATCCAGGCTTGGGTAGGAGGGAGGGGTTGGGGGTCCTGGAATTCTGAAGGGgtccagggagctgggagggagggagggatctGGGGAGACCCCAGATTGGGGGGAAGCAGGAATTTGGGGGTACCCTGAATTCCCTgggagggggaagaagggatttggggaaatttcTTGGGGAAATGGGATCATGGAGCCACCAGGTCATGGGGAATGTCCCACCACCCCTGTTGGAACTCTGTGAAATGGGATCATGGAGCCACCAGGTCATGGGGGACATCCCACCACCCATGTGGGATCTcggggagcagggaatgggatcATGGAGCCACCAGGTCATGGGGAATGTCC from the Vidua macroura isolate BioBank_ID:100142 unplaced genomic scaffold, ASM2450914v1 whyUn_scaffold_126, whole genome shotgun sequence genome contains:
- the LOC128802610 gene encoding natterin-3-like, which codes for MAPLQVLLLLLLGAGVPGVPGVPGVSGIPGTSGIPAVPAPGRNHEELPAPSRPLPRRRRSAAAASWLRWAPFRGRIPADAVSSRSGRSGRLEFVCSTAARGCNLGAFDPARGAFCSFAWAERELRSADFQLLLNPGGFEALDWVDASFGSAPEGAVEGCPLGDLFVGRSPDGLGKASREQEALFVAVDGEEVWYKWYQVLVVRQGAAGVAIADVSYNGSAALESAQDAELAEVLARNDGCEAAERSVTLEEATEVEHGWSAELPALAAARGVLRAAPLLPAERGGWRRGNVTAVPWAGGASVAEFAWRSHEVRREIPARSECSVVLRGLRREIRVPFSARLTREFRSGPPHRAVIAGWARSRAVTDVRAGLERCRPLAELPPCPS